DNA from Thermococcus sp. CX2:
AACTCCACCATAGCACATCACTTCTGATTAAGTTCGACTTTCGACCTCATAAGGTTTGTGAATTAGATTTATATAATTTTCTTTTGCTACCCTAATGATAGCTATAAGTGGTTTTTGAGCACAAATAGAACGAAGCCTATAGCCATTGCCCCCAGAATTAGGGCTATTGCAATTTCAAGCCTTGAAAAATCTCCAGTTTCCTTGCTTTCTCTCAGAAACTCTTTTTGTTTTGTCTCCGCAATTCGGACAGAATCTCCAATGGTCTTCTGATCAGTTATTATCCTCATCAAACCACCGCTACGATGTATTTCTCTTTCAAAATATATAAGCCTTTTGGGAGAAATTGAGTAAATCCAGATGGTTCCGAAAATGTTAATAATCATGACGAGAAACTGACTATGATAGTCCCACTGAAGATACTGACAAGGAAGTTTTTGACAGTCTTGAGGAGTCGTGGATGTAATATCAGGATGGAAAGTAGAGAATCCAACATATGAACTCGTCTCGCTGGAGAAACCGGGCACCACGAGGTAGTGATCTTGAGTAGGAAAAATAATCACCTGTCTTGTAGATGATAAGATTGAGGGTATCCCTCCAAATGGATGTTCAGGGGTTCCTTTTAAGCTCCTCTCTTCTCTCCTCCAGCTTTTTCTTCAGAGCCTCTATCTGTGTATTTAGAGTCTCGCGGATGTTCTCAAGGAGCTTGAGGTATTCCTCTAGGGTTTCAGTTTCCATTTCACGTCCGTACCCCATCGTCTCTAACTTTTCTCTCAGCATTATGTGGTACTGAACAGCCATATAAAGACCTCTGAGTGCAACTTCGTTCGCTTCTTTCAGGTATGTCCAGCCCTTGTCAGTTAGGGAGTATTTTACCAGCCTTCTCTTCCCCCGGTACTCTTCATGAGGTTCTATAAGACCCTCCTCGACCATCTTGTTCAGCATGGGGTAAAGGTTGCCATAACTCGGCTTCCAGACGCCGGAGGTGATGTTCTCTATCTCCTTGATTATCTCGTAGCCGTGAGCCTTCCCCTTGAGGGCGATTATCAGGAGTATCATGTTCCTCATGGGCACCGTGAACATGTTCCTCATGACACTCGCTTCGGATGACATGGGCCACACCGCCGAAAGGCTCATAATCTGAGCGAATATATCGAGAGTAGATATATTGACTTTGGATGCATCCTTAATATGTTGAGAGGTGAACTTAAAAGGTTTGAGGAAGCAGGCTGCGGGGACGATAAAAAAGAACTGGCTAAGGGTAAAAATGATAAAAAGCGCATAACCTATCAAATTATTCGAGTTAGGGGTGTGATAGATGACCAGTCTGAAAGTCAAGCTCGCCAGAAAGTTCGTCTCCTTCGTCCTCCCCGACGTTAGAAAGCTCGTACCTCCAGGGACACAGGTGATTGAGCCTTCTCCCTCTTCCTTCGACGGCAGAACTGTCCCGGAAGTTGTTGCCATCCATGGCCGCCCCGGGATTCACATCCTCAAGATGCTCGTCATCATCCCATACCTCATCAAAACTGCATACTACGCGCGCAAAAGCATTAAAAGCGTCCGCAAAAACCCTAAAAACCCAAAGAGAGTGGCCGATGAGGAGTTTTTCCGCGAGCTTGAGGCGTATGCGAAAGAGCTCGGCGTCTCGGCCATCGGCTATACCGAGGTTCCGGTGGAGTACATCTTCAAAAACAGGGCCCTCCTCTTCAAGAACGCTATTGTCCTTCTAATGGACATGAGAAAGGAGCGTATAGAGAAGGCTCTTGGCTTAGTTGCTGGTATGGAAGTGTGGAGGACCTACGCCGAGCTCAGTAAAGTGGTCTACAAACTCTCCGAGTTCCTGAGGGAGCGGGGCTATGCTGCCCAGCCCGACCCTCCGATAGGCGGGAGCACCAACTTTCCCCTCCTCGCACAAAAGGCAGGCCTCGGCTACATAGGGAAGCACTCCCTCCTTATATCGGAGCGGAATGGTCCATCCCAGAGGATAGCGGCAATATACACGAGCATAGAGAATCTTCCCCACACCGATGATAGGGTGGATCTTTACTCGTGGATTCCTGAGTTCTGCGAGGTCTGCAACCGCTGCGTCTCGGCCTGCCCAGCAAACGCTATTTACCTAAAACCAAAAATTCTCGAGGATGGCCGCAAACAGTACGTAGATTATAAGAAATGTGCGGTAGTGTTCTCCAAGACCCTTGGATGTGGTATCTGCATTAAAGAGTGTACTTTTTTCAAGGGGGAGTTTTTCAGGATAAAAAAGGCCTATGAGAAAATATCAAGCAGAAAAACTCAACAGTCCTTTAAGTAGGTGGAGAATCGACCCCGCGACGGCCGTCATCGTTGGCGGTCTCTGGGGCGTCCTGACGGAGCAGGCCTTTGCAGGCTTCTTCATACTCCTCTCTGGAAGTCCAACTTTCATTCCCTTCGCCCTGATGGTCTTTTCGGTTTACGGCTTCTTCGTTCTTGCATCGCTCCTCCTCTACCGTGAGGAGCTGTCAGAAACCGGAAGGGAATCGCGCTGGGCACCGGTGGTGCTTTTCGTGATGATGCTCGTGGTTTCAATAGGTGTATGGTTCCTCTGGGACGGGTTCCTTTCTCTTTTTGGCTTTGAAGGGGGTGGTTGATAAAAAGAAAAGCTCAGAGCTCCTCTATAACTCCCTTGACGACCTCCAGGGGCTCTTTGATTATGTCGAGCACGTCGTCGGCGGTGTTGATGGCCACGTAGGTTTCGCCGTCCTTCTCGTAGAAGAGCACCGGACACGGCGCGAAGGAGCCTATCTCGTATTCCTTCTTGGTCATCTCGTAGAAGACCTTTGGGTTGCAGACGTAGAGTATCCTGTAGGGCTCCATCTCGACCCCGAGGTTGTTCTTGATAACATCGCTTGGCGTGAAATCAAGGATCACTTTGTAGCCCCTCTTTGCGAGCTCCTCCCTAAACTTCTTTTCGGCTTCCTCAACGCTCATCCCAACCTTCCTTCTGTATCTGAACATTTTTCCACCTCCTCAGAGTTTTGAGAGGCCCTCAAAGAGGGCGCTCCAGAGCTTTAACGGTGTGAGTTCTGTGAGCATAAGCAGGCCGAGGAGCACGAGGATTACACCCAAGGCCCGTTCCCACCTTGCTTTGCCAGACTTGCCGAGGCTTATCCTCCCCGAGAGGAACTTCCTGTTTATCCAGTCCCCCAGGTCTTTCGAGGAGGTAATCAGGTAAACCGTCAGCCCCATGCCAAGGCCGTAGGTTCCCATCACGATTATCCCGCTTAGGGTGTCGCCGCTTAGTGCGGCAGTAATGACGGCGAAGCCGACGTAAGGGGCTATGCAGCCGAGCCACGTGGCCCCCAAGGCCGAGCCGAGGGCGAAGTCATACAGCTTTCCTCTCTTCGACGCCACCTTATCCGATGCCGAAAAGCTCAGGAACCTCTCAAGCTTGGCGCTTACGCTCTCGCTCAGGAAGCCCAGGCCAATCACTATGAAGCCGAGGCCGCCTATGAGGTACAGGGCTCCCCTTATCTGGGCCGCATAGGAACCAAAACTACCCGCCAGAGCGCCCAGGAGGGCGAAAGATAACACCATGCCCGCTATTATCAGCTCCACGCTCCTCCTCGCGAAAGTGAGGGAGAAAGTGCCGACTATGAGGGGCAGGACGCAGGGTGAGAAGACGCTCAGTATTCCGGCCGAGAATATCGGCAGGAGAACCGCGAGGGTGAGGTTTGTGTTGTTTTCCTGGGCCTGGGACGTTGCAGTTTCCGTGGTTTGAGTTTGTTCCCCTCCTTGGGGGTTTTCATCGCTCCCCACTGCAGTCTTTACGAAGAACTCCAAACCATCAGGATTGAGCGCACCGATCGCTACTCCCTTCAGGATTCTGGTGCCGTTCTCGACCTTGAATATTACCATCGTTGGCGTCCCCGGAACGCCGACGCTTATCTCTTCCCCCGGAGTTTTTGGCCTGTAGTAGCCGGCGTTGTCGGGCTGGATGACCACAACGTCATCGTAAACCCTGTATCTGAGCGTTGTAAGGGAGCGCGCTTTGTAAACGTCGATGGAAACAAGGTTCAATCTCGAAAGGGCCTCCTTGGCTTTCTCAGTCGGGAAAACGCTCGTCTTCATGTAGTTGCATGCCGGACAGCTCTCCGAGTGGTAGAAGATGAAAAAGTACTCTCCATCATGGGCCTTGATGAGGTTATCCAGCCCTTCCCCGGTCGAGACATCGTGGAAGGTTAGCTCGCCGTATCTGACTTCTCCGGCTCTTACACTTCCTGCAAAAAGAAGTATCAGGATGATGATTATTAGCGCCTTCTTCACACTATCACCTTAGGAAATAAAGATTTAAAAGTAAAAACCTTTTCTTGAAGCTTTTTTCATCAAAAAGTCATCGGGACGTAACCTTTTTCGAGGTAGTCCGCTATTATCTTCCCCACGTATTCCACTCTGGTGTACTTTTCCAGCTTTACTGCAAAACCCCCATCCTCGGCTATCCTTCTGCACGAAAGGGGAAGCTTGCCCAGCTCCCTCAGCCTCTCAATCCACTGGAGAAATTTCCCATCTCCCTCCGCAATCTTCCTTTCGATGGGCCCGAAAAGTATCACCTCAACGTCCTCTACCCACTTGTATTTCAAAGCGTTGGTAGCCCACATGAAGCCTACCAAAGCTTTTTCGTCCTCACTGGAGATTATAACAAGCGCTTTTACCATCTCTACCCCTCCAGGGCCTTTATGAATTCTTCAAAACTCCTTGTTGAAATCTCCCTTTCCATAACTATGACGTTTATGTTGCCGCATTCATATTTGGCGCACAAACCGATGCATTCCTCAACGCTGACTTCGTAGCCCTTCTCTTGGAGGAGCTTGACGACTTCCTCCAAGTAATCACCAGCACAGAATTTGCAAACCTTGGCTTTCATCTTATCACCCAAAAGTGTTTCGGAGGTACATCTTTTTGGTCTCACTATTTCTAATGTGAAAAGTCTCCAAGTTTTTCAGTTTTCAAAATGTAAATGAAATCGGGATGCCCTCATTTTTCGAATGGCATGCCAAACCTGTTATAGCTGACCTTCCCCCATTCGAAGACCTCTTCGCCGTGGGGCGGCTTGTTCTCCGCTGGATAGCCAACGCCAATGATGCAGAGAACGCGGTAGTTTTCTGGAATGTCCAAGAGCTCCCTCACGTATTCCTCGGCGCTCTTCTCCTCGTTGTGCATCCTGTTCCTAATCTGCACCCAGAAGGATCCCAGACCCAGGGCAACGGCCGCGAGATGTATATGCTCGGCCGCTATGGAAGCGTCCTCGATCCATACGTCGCTCCTTTCACCATCAGCCGTCACGACGATGGCTAAAGGTGCCGTTGCCAGCCCAGAGGCGCCTAACTTCGCTTTCGAGAGCTTCTGGAGCTTTTCCTTATCATCAACGACTATGAAGTGCCAGGGCCTTTTGTTGTATGAACTCGGCGAAAGGAAAGCAGCCTCAAGAAGCTTTTCTACCAGCTCCCTCGGGACTTTCTTATCCTGAAAGCGCCTTATACTTCTCCTTTTTCTCAGCACCTCGAAGAACTCCATGCCACCACCGACAAGAATTTCCTGGAATCCATATTAATATCCTTTTCCAAAGTTGGCATTTCCCAGAACTGTCCAGAACTTTTGGTTTTCAAAAGCCTTTTTTGAGCCTCGTAGAAGCATCCAATGGTGGGAGCATGGTGGATGTAAAGATGGACTTTTCGAGGCACTTCCCGATAATCGGTATGGATGGCCAAAGAAAGCTCGGCGAGAGCACGGTTGCAGTTGTAGGTGCCGGAGCACTGGGAAGCTGGGAGGTCTACTTCCTTCACAAACTGGGCGTTGGAAGAATAATAGTGATAGACAGAGACTTTGTGGACGAGAGCGACCTTCCGAGGACGATATACACTAGTGATGATGTAGGAAAGCCCAAAGTGGAGGTCCTGAAGGAGCGCTTTGAGAACGTTATTGGCTACTTTGAGGACTTAAACCCGTCAACGGTGCACCTTCTGGACGAAGCTGACCTCATTATAGACGGAACGGACAACATTTACACGAGGCAGGTAATAAACGACTACGCGGTGAAGAGCAACAAACCGTGGATTTACGTCGGCATCTTGGCGACTTACGGCAACCTGATGCCCATAATTCCGGGAAAGACTGCCTGCTTCCGCTGTTTGATGCCGAAGCTGCCCTCAAGGCCCATGCCAACGTGCGCCGTCGCAGGGATTATGAGCTACGTTCCTCCCCTGGCTGCTTCACTGGCCGTTACTCTAGCGGCTAAGATTCTCCTGGGTAAGGAAGTGAAGAGTGAGCTGATTTTCTTCGACACCAAGACACTTGACTTTGAGAAGGTGGAGATCCCGAGGAGGGAGGACTGTGATGTCTGCGTTAGGCACAACTTCACGTTCCTGGAGAAGCAGATGAGGATAGAGCACATGTGTGACGGTTCGATTCAAATAACTCCCCCCGAAAGGATGAGTGTAGACCTCGATGAGCTCGCCAAGAGGCTCGATGCCCTCGGCATTGAGTACATCAAGACGTCGCAGTTCATCCAGTTCGAGGACGACTACGCCGAGATTCTGATATTCAAGGGCGGGCGGATGGTAGTTAGGGGAGCAGAGGATGAAAAAGAGGCCAAAAACTTCTTTGCGCGCTATTTGGGTGGTTGAGATGATACTGGTACGCTATGGTGAGATAGCAGTAAAGAGGGGCAAAAGGAGGGAGTTTGAGAGGAGGCTCGTAGAGAACATCCTCGCTGCCTTAGAGAGGAAAGGGATTAAAGCAAAGGCGAGGCTGATCAGAGGACGAATCCTCATTGATGCCCCAGATGAAGCGGCTGAGATTATTGCAAAAGTCCCGGGCGTTGTTTCGGTTTCGCCTGCGAGGGAGATGAACTATGAGGAAGTGCCAGACTATCTGAGAGAAGCCCTGAAAGGTCTGAATCCGAAAAGCTTTAAGGTGGAAACTCAGCGGCTGGATAAGGCGTTCCTCAAG
Protein-coding regions in this window:
- a CDS encoding nitroreductase family protein: MEFFEVLRKRRSIRRFQDKKVPRELVEKLLEAAFLSPSSYNKRPWHFIVVDDKEKLQKLSKAKLGASGLATAPLAIVVTADGERSDVWIEDASIAAEHIHLAAVALGLGSFWVQIRNRMHNEEKSAEEYVRELLDIPENYRVLCIIGVGYPAENKPPHGEEVFEWGKVSYNRFGMPFEK
- a CDS encoding cytochrome c biogenesis protein, whose translation is MKKALIIIILILLFAGSVRAGEVRYGELTFHDVSTGEGLDNLIKAHDGEYFFIFYHSESCPACNYMKTSVFPTEKAKEALSRLNLVSIDVYKARSLTTLRYRVYDDVVVIQPDNAGYYRPKTPGEEISVGVPGTPTMVIFKVENGTRILKGVAIGALNPDGLEFFVKTAVGSDENPQGGEQTQTTETATSQAQENNTNLTLAVLLPIFSAGILSVFSPCVLPLIVGTFSLTFARRSVELIIAGMVLSFALLGALAGSFGSYAAQIRGALYLIGGLGFIVIGLGFLSESVSAKLERFLSFSASDKVASKRGKLYDFALGSALGATWLGCIAPYVGFAVITAALSGDTLSGIIVMGTYGLGMGLTVYLITSSKDLGDWINRKFLSGRISLGKSGKARWERALGVILVLLGLLMLTELTPLKLWSALFEGLSKL
- a CDS encoding 4Fe-4S dicluster domain-containing protein, coding for MTSLKVKLARKFVSFVLPDVRKLVPPGTQVIEPSPSSFDGRTVPEVVAIHGRPGIHILKMLVIIPYLIKTAYYARKSIKSVRKNPKNPKRVADEEFFRELEAYAKELGVSAIGYTEVPVEYIFKNRALLFKNAIVLLMDMRKERIEKALGLVAGMEVWRTYAELSKVVYKLSEFLRERGYAAQPDPPIGGSTNFPLLAQKAGLGYIGKHSLLISERNGPSQRIAAIYTSIENLPHTDDRVDLYSWIPEFCEVCNRCVSACPANAIYLKPKILEDGRKQYVDYKKCAVVFSKTLGCGICIKECTFFKGEFFRIKKAYEKISSRKTQQSFK
- a CDS encoding HesA/MoeB/ThiF family protein, encoding MVDVKMDFSRHFPIIGMDGQRKLGESTVAVVGAGALGSWEVYFLHKLGVGRIIVIDRDFVDESDLPRTIYTSDDVGKPKVEVLKERFENVIGYFEDLNPSTVHLLDEADLIIDGTDNIYTRQVINDYAVKSNKPWIYVGILATYGNLMPIIPGKTACFRCLMPKLPSRPMPTCAVAGIMSYVPPLAASLAVTLAAKILLGKEVKSELIFFDTKTLDFEKVEIPRREDCDVCVRHNFTFLEKQMRIEHMCDGSIQITPPERMSVDLDELAKRLDALGIEYIKTSQFIQFEDDYAEILIFKGGRMVVRGAEDEKEAKNFFARYLGG
- a CDS encoding PadR family transcriptional regulator: MSSEASVMRNMFTVPMRNMILLIIALKGKAHGYEIIKEIENITSGVWKPSYGNLYPMLNKMVEEGLIEPHEEYRGKRRLVKYSLTDKGWTYLKEANEVALRGLYMAVQYHIMLREKLETMGYGREMETETLEEYLKLLENIRETLNTQIEALKKKLEERREELKRNP
- a CDS encoding DUF302 domain-containing protein, with the translated sequence MFRYRRKVGMSVEEAEKKFREELAKRGYKVILDFTPSDVIKNNLGVEMEPYRILYVCNPKVFYEMTKKEYEIGSFAPCPVLFYEKDGETYVAINTADDVLDIIKEPLEVVKGVIEEL